The genomic DNA GGAGCGACCTGCGGAGGTCGCTGCGTGTTTCTTATTTgcgatttctttttaattcaagGACCTATTTGCAATTACTTATGTCGTTTTGgcactctgaaaaacctaagtttaagacTGATTGTAGCCACTTTTGGGGCGGATTATCTTTTGTTGAAgagaaaaccacaaaatactcttggaaagttcatcttttggattcattgttctcttgttattgatttcttattgatttcttgtgttcatctacatgtttaatctgaaatccagtatgggtttaaggcactacaggaaatgtgggtAGTAATAGCGCCCGAAAAGCGCTATGATTCATATTTAATAGCGCTTCCTTGGACGCTCTGACATCGCCCGTTATAAAAGGTCCGACCCTTTTAATAGCGGTTTTCCTTTGTGCtattattaagtttataacaatagcgcttttttttaatgcaattgttaatatttataataacgttTGACAAATGTTATTATAACCTAATAATTTGATTTTCCCAATAGCAAAGATAGCAAATGTTTCgtgttattaattagttttttaattatccggaaattaattaataataattagtgaattgatttgttttaataatgaatttcgaaatatgaaataaaaaaatttaaattattgaaaaaccaaaaaatagtataattatttaaattccaTAACACAACATTATCACAATTATACAAACCATCACACAACCTATTAATCTACCACTAATAAACCTTCACAATCATCCCTAACATAAACACTATCATCATCTGAAGCTTCATCACCCATATCATCAACTTCTTGGACAGGTAAAGGAGCACCACCTAAATCCTCTTCTGTTTCCAACTCATGATAACCTCTAGGTGGTGCTCTCATAACAACATACCAATTTGAAGCATCATCCTCCCTAGAGTAGAAAACCTGTTTTGCTTGAGAAGGTAGAATGAATGGATCTTTCAAATAGGCTGCTTGGTTCATATGAAGGTTAACAAGAGTGAAGCCATCTTCTTCCTTCACACCATTCGCTGTGTTTGCCCAGTTGCATCTAAAGAGTGGCACTTTGAACATGTGATAGTCGATGACCAAAATCTCCTTTATCACTCCATAGTATGTAATCATATCCGCGACCTGTCTCATATCTCGAGCACTTGATCTACACATGCTAAAGGCTTCATAAGTTACTCCACTGTTTTGTGTCTTCAGCTTGACCGCATCAGTATGAAACCGTTGGCCATTGATGATGAATCCTTTATGTGCTAAAGCAACATTTCTTGGCCCAAATGCCAACCACCTTATCTCCTTAGAATGACTATCTGTTGAGTCTGAATGAATCTGCGACAGGAAATCAGAGCATGATCATCAAGCCGAGGTACTTGAATTATAATCAAAACATGATAATATATACCAGAAAACCAATCATCAATCTACAAGCTAACCAGtcatcaaaatactaaaaatccaGACAGTTCATCAAGCTATAAGCTACTCAGACATCAATTCACTAAAATCTGGACATGTTCTTCAAGATACAAGCTAACCAGGCATCATGATACAAGCTAACCAGTCATCAAAATAATCAAGAAAAGAATATGGAGTTTGAAACCTTATTTTTAAGCCATTCTGCAAAGTGGTCAGTATGGTATTTCCATAACAAAGTTTCATTTCTAGCCAATCGAGCATCCTTTGCTTGCAACTCTTCCAAATGCATcctgattttaaattaaacaacagTATATGAAAATGAACTTATGAGTAAAACTAGTAGAAGAAACATAGAGAATTACTTACTCAAGAAATGGATCCAAAGATGCCATGTTCATTAGCACATAGCGATGTGCAATGTCTCTATCTTTATCTGAAAGGGTAACCTCTATACCCTTCTGCAGAGGTCGGCCTTCAACCACCATTGTGTCAGTCTCGACATCTTCATTACGATTAACTGCTTCTTGAACTGGTACTGAATCTTTAAGGAACTCTAAACAGAATGCAACGCATTCTCCAGCCAAATACGCCTCAGCCATACATGCTTCTGGCCTTGCATAATTCTTCACAAAAGCCTTTAGTGTTTTCATGTACCTATAACTCAGGAAATATGAATATAAGTCAAACATCATTGCGGAAAGTGCATATATTAAAGCAAATGAGTTAATCAAACCTTTCAAAGGGATACATCCAGCGGAAGTGAACTGGTCCTCCCAAGCGTGCCTCTTTTGATAGATGTATTGGTAGGTGAAACATGATATCAAAAAGGGCTGGAGGGAAGAAGCGCTCCAGCTGACACATTGTTTCCACAAACTCTGTTTCCATGGATATAAGTTTCTCTGGGTCAATGATGCGCTGACACAACCTATTGAAGTAACTGCATAATCTATTTATGGCTATCCTAGGACCCCTATGTAACAACCCTCTTAATGCAGCTGGTAACAAGTTCTGTACTAGGACATGATGATCATGCGACTTTAAACTACCAATATTTGGAGGGTTAACTGAAACACAATTCGCAATATTACCACAATAACCATCAGGACCTCTAAACTTAGCTAACCTTTGGCAAAAAATGGTCTTCTCTTTCTTCGATAACCAGTAGGCAGCAGGAGGTAAGTATGTTTTCTTTCCCCTCACCTCTGTGTGCAAGTGCTTTCTGATTCCAATATCTTCTAAGTCTTTTCTTGCTTTCAACCCATCTTTTGACTTCGCACTTTGCATCAACAGAGACAATATAGCATCAGACACATTCTTTTCTACGTGCATAACATCAATATTGTGACGAACAGGTAACTCCTAACACATTAAACAAGAAACTGTTAGGCATATTCATATACAACAATCACATAATATAAGTCAGTTACTATACTTTACCTTCCAGTAAGGTAGATCAAAGAATATTGATCTCTTCTTCCACCGCCATAGTTCATTTGATTCATCACACTCTTCTTCCACTACCCTCtcatcatcttccaactctagtcttttcctttttttttccttctctagAGGTCTACCAAAATCATTCGTAAAAGCTTGTAGTGTTTCATATATCTCAGCGCCTGTTTGTATCCTATTCGCATTCACTTCCTCCACAGTGTTGTCAAACCAAGCTTTTTTATATCTGTAACGATGGCCAGGCGGTAGTCTCCTTCTGTTACCCATGTAGACAAACTTGCGGCTAAACTTAAGCCACCTTGCAGGTGTATCCTTTCCGCATACATTGCAGGCTTGTTTCCCCTTTACTTTACATCCAGACAGTGTTCCTAAGGCTGGATAGTCACTGATACTCCAAAGCAGCAAGGCTCTGAGATTAAAATTCTCCTTCGCAAATGAGTCATACACTTCAATACCCTCAGCCCACAAATCTTTTAGATCGTCTATCAGTGGTGCTAGGTAAACATCTATGTTATTACCAGGAGCAGTAGGACCAGGGATCAACAAAGTCAACATTATATTCTCAGCCTTCATACACATGGTTGGAGGCGTGTTATAGTTCACTAACAACACTGGCCATGTGCTGTGATTGGTGCTTTGCATGGAGAAAGGGTTCATCCCATCTGTGGAAATCCCAAGTCGAAGATTCCGTGGATCAGCAGCAAAGTCTGGCCATTTAGCATTCACTTGTGCCCAAGAGATAGAATCAACGGGGTGCCGCATTGTACCGTCTTCAGTGGCATTGGTATAGTGCCAACGCAGATCTTCAGCCATCCTCTTTGATCTAAACATCCTCCTAAACCTGTCCTTGATTGGAAAATATCTTAGGACCTTTGCCGGAATCCCCACCTTTATCTCATTACTGTGCTTATCCATTTCCCATCTTGAAACTTTGCATCTTGGACAGCTTTGTAGGTTCTCGTACTCCTTCCTATACAGTATGCAATCATTCTTGCAAGCATGGATATTGTCGTAGCCGAACCCAAAGATCTTCAGAAATTTCTTGATTGCAGCTAAACTCTTGGGAAGAACATTGTCTTCAGGTAGCAAATCCTCAAGTAAAACCAACAGCTGATCAAAGTAGTTCTCCGACACACCACTTTTAACCTTGAATCTGTAAAGTCCCATGATAGCTGAAACCTTTGTGTGCTTGAGACAACCCGAGTATAATGGCGTTTGAGCATCTCTTAGCTTTTTTGTAAACTCAAGTTCCTCTGGTGCTTCATCATCTTCGTTGTCAGTTGTCGGGTTTGGACCACCTTCGTCCATGGAGAATGCTGTCTTAAACAAATCAAATGCCTCTGTTTCACATTGAAGTACACTGTCTTCTGCAGAATCTCTTTTTTCACCATGAATACTCCAACGAGAACTCTTATACTTCTTATCCATACCCCTAATCACCAAATGCTCCACAATTTTATCCAGTGACTGATGGCTCAGATTGCGGCAGTCTCTACAAGGGCATAGCATTTCAAGAAGACTTCCCAATCTTCTTGCTGACGAATTCACGAAATTAGTTGCTCCTTCTGAATACTCGTGGCTATTCCTACAAGAATCAGACAAAATAAGTTAGCTTTCTTTTAATCGGCGAGTACAAGTGAGATCGAGAGATTGTAAGTTATACCTTGGAAGCCAAATCCACGTCTTATCCATTTGCGAATACAGGAACGGCTGGTTCGATCTTAGCTTTctttagggtttgtttaggTCAAAGCTCGCGAGACAGAAACAGAAAGAGAGATGTTGTGTTCTGAAATTTTCCAACTGCAAACAGAGACAGAAAAAAATGAACGGCTGTGATCAAAGATTTGGAGAGCAATCGGACGGTCTATGATTAATCCGAGTGCAATCTTAGTAGTTGCTCCTTATTGGTTCAGAAAAGAACGGCTCAGATCAAAGTTACCAACACGAATCAATGGTATAGGATTAATCCGTGTGCAATTAAAAAGAATGGCTAAGATTGAATTTGGCGAAACACATCCATCGGCCTATGGTTTGCCACGTCTGCAATCTTGGAGGTTACTCCTCATTGGCTCAGTATATTAATTTCGTttgaaatcttaaaattaatatatatataggatttcgaagcaaaaaaaaattaaattaaatcttaaaaattaaaatatcagtattctaattttttaaaaaaaaaatcgtatacataaaaatattttatgtgagCTTTTATAAAATTGATCAATCTAGCTCATATGTTCACAAACACTACTACTTATTTGTATGTACAAAGactttagggtatagggtttgaaCAAATGagtgtttataaaatttataactaactAGTTTTATGAAATTAAGATTACAATATCCTTTTTATAAAGAACAAAATTGTGAAATCAAGAACAATTAGGGTATAGGGTATATGTTTgtactttagggtttagggatttcactttagggtatatggttttaATTTTGGTCTTATCACCtgtggttttaatttttaaaacttatggtttaatgtaaaattatgcactttagggtatagggtttaacAAGCTAAACATTTTCACACACAACCATTAATCATAATATCAcacataatatttgtttttgtcagTTAACCATAACATAATATTACACATGATTTAACCGATCATAAAAGTACTTTAAAATTCTATCACACACTAGAAATACATTGCCGACATAACAACTTGAAAACTGTTTCAGACGACATGTTTAGACAAACTTGATTTTGTCATTTGGCCATGCCACAACCGAACCCATTGCATCAGATATGTATTCAATCTCTGAATTTGGCCTCCAGACTTTTGCATCATCGATCTTAGCCACATCAATCCACACCTTGCTTGCATTTGGACCTAGGAGTACAAAGTGGCACAACTCATTCGGATCCGTTGAAGCTACTCTTCCTTCAGCTACCTTACGTCCAGAGTTGTTGCAATCCAAGAGAATACACTTCTGCTTCGGACTTCTGGTCGAACTAGTGCTGCCTGGACTCTACAACTCAAACAAGACGACATAAGCAAGTTCCAACATCAATTAAGGACTCAACATCAATCatcatacaaataaataaattaacttcATGTTAACAACATACCACTGCTTTTTTCTTGGCTGGTTTCGAAGGTGATGCTATTTTCTTGCCTGCACATTTAGTAGGTGTTACTTCTGTAGCAGGTGTAGGCATGACTTCAACCTTCAGGACTGGCCATGCTATTTTCTCGCTAAGTGCATCACCAATCAAGAACATATCAGCGGTTGGCCTCCACAAATAAGCCTGATCATTGAACACCTTCACAACTTCGATACTAACAGCATTGGGACCTAGAGGTATATTGTTAAGCATCTCTTTGGGCTTAGAAGAGCACATGAGACCTTCAGCAATAACCTCATCCTCGTCGTTGGTCCAATCATAGATCTTGCATCTTCGAGATTCACCTTCCTTGCTTTGCTAAAATGCAAGAAGGTAATGACTAGAGATAACTCAATTGTTGTAGCATCCCTTTGCGGCTAGTGGTGTGAGGAATCTGATTTCTTCTCATCGCTCTGTACTTGTTACTCGTTTCCTACAATATAAATATGACAGTGATTAAATCTATCAGATATGACCTTTAAGGATGAAACTTACTTAGTTGTAGATAACTCACCGTGAAAGATTTGGTAGTTTTACTCTTAACCCAAGAGTTCCACACTTGAATGGATGGGATGTTGCTCGGTTTTAAAGCTATTCTCTCAGCTGCAGTCTTCGCCACACGTACTTGTGACACCAGCCTCGACTTCCCAGCCCTCCACACATTTCCAAGCTGCTTGAAAATAACAGCTTTCTGCCAATCTTCTTGCAAGTTAAATCTCCCCTGCATCACAATAAGCAAGTTAAACATGTTATAATTTCATCTTGCGGTTCAACAAAACATActaatgtatatatacaaaccTGAATTTCTTCCCACATTGTTGCTTTAGTCGCTGCATCAAGATTTCTCCAATCAGCGAGTGTAACCGGAACATGTTCCCTCACAAGAGGACCAAGAAAAGACGATAGTGTTACTGAACCAGGTCCAATATGCTCACCAATGTCATTGAATGTGACCATAATCTTATCATTGGGATTTTCAGCCACTCTGCGCAACTTTGTTGgtcctcttttattttttttttgaacttcctCCCCTCCTAGCTCAACTCCTTCAGTACTAGGAATCTCATCATCTTGCGCAGTGCCATCTTCTTCCATATCGcgagcttcttcttcattccCTTTCTCATTGAGAACTCCATCATCTTCCATATTGGCCTGTTCGTCTTCATTCTCTTTCCCATtgccatctccatcttcttcagcctctttcccattgccatctccatcttcttcagcctctttcccattgccatctccatcttcttcagcctCTTTCCCATTGAGTACATCTTCTACCTCATCAACTCGGGGAATATATTCAGGTGTAACATCTTCtagctcatcatcatcatcatcaggtgtaacatcttctagctcatcatcatcttgaGCAGCCACTTTCTTGATTCTACTACTTCTTCTCGTTGGCGTTAGAACTAAACTCTTTTTAGGGGAAGCCGTTTTCTTTGCTGTAGCTTTCTTCACTTTTAGTTGCGGTCTCTTGTCCTCCAAGCCTTGATCTACTACCTCCAAGCCTTGATTACGTCTACTCCGACGAGAACCAActtttcctcctcctcttgtctTTGCCATTTCTGAAACTAATAAAGAAATCCAAAATCAAATCGaaacccacaatcatattcaAAATCTAAACCGAACAAACCCATAATCGAATCATGTGTTAACGCGGACATGCATGTGAAAAGAGATTCGAATCGAAGAGATACGATCAAATAGAACCCCAAAATCAAAGAGATTCGATGAAATTTTCTAATCTAAACCCACTATTGAAAGTTTCTAATCTAAACTCAGAATCAAATCGAAACTCATACCAATTGAAGCTTCCACTCGAGAGAACTCTGAAGAACTTTGATGAGTCTCGGTTTCGATTTCGAGGAATGTGAAGAGAGTGAAGTGAAGAGAAATGGGTTTCGATTTAAATACTTAgggttatttttaatatatttttcatatacgatagcatttatttttttatttgcaatgGTAAGGCGCCTCCACTTACCAAATTAACGCGGctggattattttattttgccgCGTCTACAGAGATAGCTTATACATTCCAAAAACGCTATTATAAAGGCCCGTGTTGAAATACAATAGCAGAGACGCAAAAACCGCTATGCTACGACGCTATTAATacccacatttcctgtagtgaGGTTCaacatgaagattagtgagtagttctcttttgaattcatgAGTTAGGGAgactagggtgattaggttagatcaaagatgtttttagtgtagatcaatctcaagccttgctagtagagtgttcttaCAGCCTTTTTCGATCTGATCATTCGAAAGTtgatctctagacatttcccacccaaaaggtgtttgttgaaatgtccgagacaactctgctaggctcttaatgcatcttgccaaagatatttgttgttaagagTGTTAGGATAGCTAATAAACATGTTCTTATtgattgctttcatatcattcagccaaagagatttgatgtttgagatgtgttagcaaatgagcattcatctagatatagagcttgcttaggatcatgtttaggcttaaggtcatttgtttgattcatcatttgtCATCTTTGTTTGATACTTGATCACCCGAAATCATATTCCCAtgcccatgagttctcttttatcatatttaagaaAGTCACTCGTTTACTGCGCTTTAGTTCTATCTTGTCATCATAGTTAGTTATTGTttctgaaatcattttaaattattggttgcatttagattaagtaagtgcttgcattcttagtgcttgaaatccctcagaactggttcgacatattacttccattttactatcatttgacttaggagtctcaaaactcctaacatcagcAGTAGCGGCCCTGAGCATAAGCATTAGATGTAAGCTCAAAGATTTGGAGCCTGACGTACTGGTGTAATGACACAGAGAGAGTGTTAATCACGTCCAACCAAGATCAGtcaatgaaaactttccaagTCATCACATCTTAATTCCTTATGTCCACGTCGATGTGTTACACAATATCGTCCATGTGTAACACAGCAGCAACACTCTCTCTGTGTGTCATTATACCAATACGTCAGGCTCCAAATCCTTGAGCTTACATTAGAAGCATCCAATTCCGGCCTGTTTATAAGTAACATATTTTTCGGCCTATATCTAAAATATGTCAGTAGCTTAAATGGTCTAACTTGCAAGGAACTCCCCTAAAGGTACCACCTAGTGGCCTTTTTATTTTTGGCTTCCAGCCTTTGTTTTTTCAGGGCCGGGACTGCCCATAGATCCCACTAAATTCAACCTCGTCGCAGCCGAGACAACATCTCTCAGTGTAACAAACAGGTAGGCCCTCTGAGAAGTCTCTGAATCCATCCCGAGAAGGCCACACACAAGCCCAAAGATCGGAGCATGGTGGAAACGCAACTCCTTGAGGCCCAGAGAAGCGTCTCTGATCGTCTTCAGAGACGGGATCTCGGTGAAAACAGAAGCAGCGATGCGGAACAAGGCTGAGATTTGGGAGATCGATGCCTTTGACGAGACTTGGTTTGTCAAAGTAGCGTCGTCGAGTAAAAGATCGAGTCCTTGCCATGTCTCTGTGTCGGGAGATTCGAGGGAAGAGTAGACGAAAGGAAGCAGTAAAGCTAGATGTGTTGTCTAGGACGTGGATGATGTGGTTTTATATAAAACACAATTGTTTaggaaaaatataaacataattactACAGTTATTGAGGAGGTTTTGGGTCTTCGATTCCTCTTTAATGAACCGAAtggattttataatataacCGATCAGTTCGGATGAGTTGCAGATGGTGAGATGGTGATATGGTATCAAACATAAGTTTGCCACGTTTCTAGTAATGGCATCTATTGTTACGTTGCATCTATTTTCATCTGCGTGCCGTGTGGTATGAGTTCATAATGATTTTTTGAGCTCCCTACGTTAATGCTAAACGGAGAAATACAAACATCTTAAGTGAGTCTTAAATAATTTCTGGAAAATAAAACTCAGCTAATCTTCGAGCCTCGGTGTGTAAATAAccattgttgacaaaaaaaacatttagaacaATGACAAAAAAAACCCAAGGTTTCTTAGATACTTTTGTACAATATGATAAACTCTTGGGCCAATGAGTTATATGTTCAGCCCAAAGTTAAATACATtcattcaaatttatttatttatcctCTTGTATGTTCGAatagagattttttttggtttggttagacCCTGGAAGTTCGTAGAACCCATATAGGCATATATGTTTGACATATTCTACTCTTCTCGAAAATGGAAATACAAATTACAGTTTCTCGAAAGTCAGTATTCTCTTCTTACACAATAACGAAGTCGATCATATCTGTTGATTCATATCTGAAAAGTTGTCATGTATCAAACGCTCCCTCTATAATTTGGTGGGTCACACCACATGCTCTCTAACTATTTCACATGAAAAGCCATTATCCAAAAGAATATACATATAGGTGAGCAACGAAAATGAATTGAGCGCAGAAACATGGATATCCACGAATGGACCGTCACAAGATTTTCCAATAACGTTTAGCCTTTTTAGGTCAAACGTAAAGAGTCAGTGAGTTGATGATGAAGCCCTCGTGCTGTATGTAATAGCTGCCAACCACTAACATATTCAAATCCACCCAATTATAAAGCTTAGAATCGCAATAATTTTATTCGCCCTTTTGACCTACATTATGTCAAATACAGTCAAACGGGCACGGGGACATTAGTTGCACTTGTCTCAAAAGAGTTTTCGATTTGGTTCATTTAGCTTTTTCGTTATTGCTTTTTATGGGTACGTTCAGTTTATCTCTGTATATGCAGCCATTATCTACAGTGGTTGCAACATATGCAGATGCTTTTGTTCCCaaataatttaactttttgCACTGCTGAAAAATATCGAGTTGAATATCAATATTGAAATTGTATAAAGTTTAAAGAAATGTGTTTTTCTTCATATggattttaaatgttttttattctttttctttcagtTCTTCAGGAGTTATAATTTTGAACTGAAAAACCATTTCTTAATTAGTTagtgagaaaatattttaaactagaCTAAAATACCCTCAATTAGGCTCAATTAGGCCCGGATTGGGCCGAATTAGCATATGATCCACATAAATATcacttatattgtttttttttaacgtctggatATATCACTTATAttgttaacaattttttattattattttttactaatttaaataagaaacatTTATATCCTCAAAATCTAAAAGTTCCAAAATTTCTGTAGACAAGTAGCCTATTAGTTCCTATCCTTTCCTATGTGTTGTGGATTAATTTAACCTTGTATAGAGAAACGATGCATGGGATAATTAATTGGAATTCATGCATGATTTATTCTCTACTTCTTGCATGTGGGCTGTGTGGCCTTTGAAAGTACGGGACTATGATCGATTGTATACCTCGCCCCACAAAACCAAAAAAGGTCCTAATCTGAAACAGTTTGCTTAATATGGTATGTCAAATCACTCAGGCTTTATTATTATCTAGCAAAGCATTGTATATATCCAATTTCCGAACGCACCTTTTATACATCTATGGAATGTCTTTATcagaaaaataatttcatacAAGTTGATTGAAACATGTTTCTCCTTTCTTGTTTTGGTTCTATTCATATAAGAGATGGTAGGTTGTTATAATTCATCTGCGGGAATGGTAGGGTCTTAGAAACATTtcaccaaaaagaaagaaaatacaaaGTGGGTTCTAGAAACACAAGGCATAAGCATGTGAACTTCATCCACTAGCTCCACCTGATATGTTCCTCAAACTATTACTCTCGAGTGACTTATAATCCGGTCCTAATTTGAATGCATTTTAGTCAGATTTAATTATTATCTAGCAAAGCATTGTATACATTCAATTTCCGACGGAATGTCTTTATCAAAAGTAATAATCTCATATAAGTTGATTGTAAAATGTTTGTCCattcatattttgattatattcaTATAAGAGACAGTAGGTTGTTATAATTCATCTTCGATCGGGAATGGTAGGGTCTTATAAACATGTTTCAtcactaaaaaggaaaaaaatattggtTCTAAAAAAGACAAGGCATAAGCATGTGAACTTCATCCAATAGCTCCACCTGATATGTTCCCCAAACTATTACTCTCGAGTGAATTGCGGTCACGAACTCTTTTAGTTTCCCTATATATACTTTACACACTTTGAGAATCTTGCTTACAAACTAACCTAATCCCTTCCTATAAAATCCCAAGATAGTCAAATATTTATctcttaaaatttattttctttcaaaaactccCTTTTCCGTTACTTGCATTGATCCTCAAAGATGGGTATTCAGTTGATTGGACTGTCTCACGCTAAGCAAAAGCTTCAAAGAAGCTTATCAGCGAGAATTGCGAGCGTCCTGGCGATGTCGGGTACCAATAATGTCCCAAAGGGTCATGTGGCCGTCTACGTGGGTGAGACTTACCAAAGGAAGAGATTTGTGATACCTATATCATATTTAAACCATCCATTGTTCCAAAGTTTGCTGAACCTCGCGGAAGAAGAGTTTGGGTTCGATCATCCCATGGGAGGTCTAACAATCCCTTGCACTGAAGATTACTTTACTGCTCTAGCCTCTATTCTAAACGGTTCATGATAAGGGAGCTCACTGATCATCCCAAGATTCATTAAGATTATTCATACAAAtaaattgtgttttctttttctttttctttttctttgaatgTACCCAAGGCAGTGTAGAGAATAACTCGAGATTGAGATACTAAGTAGACTCTTTCAGTTTTGGATCTAAG from Raphanus sativus cultivar WK10039 unplaced genomic scaffold, ASM80110v3 Scaffold0300, whole genome shotgun sequence includes the following:
- the LOC130501828 gene encoding uncharacterized protein LOC130501828, with translation MDKTWIWLPRNSHEYSEGATNFVNSSARRLGSLLEMLCPCRDCRNLSHQSLDKIVEHLVIRGMDKKYKSSRWSIHGEKRDSAEDSVLQCETEAFDLFKTAFSMDEGGPNPTTDNEDDEAPEELEFTKKLRDAQTPLYSGCLKHTKVSAIMGLYRFKVKSGVSENYFDQLLVLLEDLLPEDNVLPKSLAAIKKFLKIFGFGYDNIHACKNDCILYRKEYENLQSCPRCKVSRWEMDKHSNEIKVGIPAKVLRYFPIKDRFRRMFRSKRMAEDLRWHYTNATEDGTMRHPVDSISWAQVNAKWPDFAADPRNLRLGISTDGMNPFSMQSTNHSTWPVLLVNYNTPPTMCMKAENIMLTLLIPGPTAPGNNIDVYLAPLIDDLKDLWAEGIEVYDSFAKENFNLRALLLWSISDYPALGTLSGCKVKGKQACNVCGKDTPARWLKFSRKFVYMGNRRRLPPGHRYRYKKAWFDNTVEEVNANRIQTGAEIYETLQAFTNDFGRPLEKEKKRKRLELEDDERVVEEECDESNELWRWKKRSIFFDLPYWKELPVRHNIDVMHVEKNVSDAILSLLMQSAKSKDGLKARKDLEDIGIRKHLHTEVRGKKTYLPPAAYWLSKKEKTIFCQRLAKFRGPDGYCGNIANCVSVNPPNIGSLKSHDHHVLVQNLLPAALRGLLHRGPRIAINRLCSYFNRLCQRIIDPEKLISMETEFVETMCQLERFFPPALFDIMFHLPIHLSKEARLGGPVHFRWMYPFERYMKTLKAFVKNYARPEACMAEAYLAGECVAFCLEFLKDSVPVQEAVNRNEDVETDTMVVEGRPLQKGIEVTLSDKDRDIAHRYVLMNMASLDPFLEMHLEELQAKDARLARNETLLWKYHTDHFAEWLKNKIHSDSTDSHSKEIRWLAFGPRNVALAHKGFIINGQRFHTDAVKLKTQNSGVTYEAFSMCRSSARDMRQVADMITYYGVIKEILVIDYHMFKVPLFRCNWANTANGVKEEDGFTLVNLHMNQAAYLKDPFILPSQAKQVFYSREDDASNWYVVMRAPPRGYHELETEEDLGGAPLPVQEVDDMGDEASDDDSVYVRDDCEGLLVVD
- the LOC108840990 gene encoding auxin-induced protein 15A, with amino-acid sequence MGIQLIGLSHAKQKLQRSLSARIASVLAMSGTNNVPKGHVAVYVGETYQRKRFVIPISYLNHPLFQSLLNLAEEEFGFDHPMGGLTIPCTEDYFTALASILNGS